Proteins from a single region of Gordonia hongkongensis:
- a CDS encoding anthranilate synthase component I → MTATTGGAADTTTLAEFLDLARDHRVVPVTRKVLADSETPLSAYRKLAGDRPGTFLLESAENGRSWSRWSFIGAGAPSALTVVDGQAHWWGSVPVGAPEGGDALEVLAESLRLLQTDPLPGMPPLTGGFVGFMAYDMVRRLERLPETTVDDLGLPDMMMVLATDLAAVDHHEGTITLIANAVNWDGSDERVEDAYADALDRLDRMTEALAAPAPSTVSTFDRPRPEFAAQRSLAEYSEIVTDLVGEIEAGEAFQVVPSMRFEMDSDADPLDVYRVLRASNPSPYMYLLRMPGTEEHSDTGSPDAIARKPFTIVGSSPEALVTVADGVATTHPIAGTRWRGATEEEDQLLGKGLIEDEKENAEHLMLVDLGRNDLGRVCVPGTVKVSDYRHIERYSHVMHLVSTVSGTLRDDKHALDAVTACFPAGTLTGAPKVRAMELIDEHEMTRRGLYGGIVGYLDFAGNADTAIAIRTALLARGKAFVQAGGGVVADSEPEYEYNEARNKATAVLNAVAAASTMRRVGENS, encoded by the coding sequence ATGACCGCCACCACCGGCGGGGCCGCCGACACCACGACTCTCGCCGAGTTCCTCGACCTCGCGCGCGATCACCGCGTCGTACCGGTGACGCGTAAGGTCCTCGCCGACTCCGAGACGCCGCTGTCGGCCTATCGCAAACTCGCGGGCGACCGTCCGGGGACCTTCCTGCTGGAGTCCGCCGAGAACGGGCGGTCCTGGTCCCGATGGTCGTTCATCGGCGCGGGCGCACCATCGGCCCTGACCGTCGTCGACGGACAGGCGCACTGGTGGGGGTCGGTGCCCGTCGGCGCACCCGAGGGCGGCGACGCGCTCGAGGTCCTCGCGGAGTCATTGCGCCTCCTGCAGACCGACCCACTCCCCGGGATGCCCCCGTTGACCGGCGGATTCGTCGGCTTCATGGCCTACGACATGGTCCGCCGGCTCGAGCGTCTGCCCGAGACCACGGTCGACGATCTGGGCCTCCCGGACATGATGATGGTGCTGGCTACCGACCTCGCCGCGGTCGACCATCATGAGGGCACGATCACGCTCATCGCCAACGCGGTCAACTGGGACGGCTCCGACGAGCGGGTCGAGGACGCCTACGCCGACGCACTCGACCGGCTGGACCGGATGACCGAAGCGCTCGCCGCACCCGCGCCGTCGACGGTGTCGACCTTCGACCGCCCGCGGCCCGAGTTCGCCGCGCAGCGATCGCTCGCGGAGTACAGCGAGATCGTCACCGATCTCGTCGGCGAGATCGAGGCCGGCGAGGCCTTCCAGGTCGTGCCGTCGATGCGCTTCGAGATGGACTCCGACGCCGACCCGCTCGATGTCTATCGCGTGCTGCGCGCATCCAATCCGAGTCCGTACATGTACCTCCTGCGGATGCCCGGCACCGAGGAGCACAGCGACACCGGCTCGCCCGACGCGATCGCGCGCAAGCCGTTCACCATCGTCGGCAGCAGCCCCGAGGCACTGGTCACCGTGGCCGACGGGGTGGCGACCACGCACCCGATCGCGGGCACCCGCTGGCGCGGCGCGACCGAGGAGGAAGACCAACTGCTCGGCAAGGGCCTGATCGAGGACGAGAAGGAGAACGCCGAGCACCTGATGCTGGTGGACCTCGGGCGCAACGACCTCGGACGTGTCTGCGTACCCGGCACGGTCAAGGTCAGCGACTATCGGCACATCGAGCGCTACAGCCACGTCATGCATCTCGTCTCGACCGTGTCGGGGACCCTCCGCGACGACAAGCATGCCCTCGACGCCGTGACGGCGTGCTTCCCGGCCGGAACCCTGACCGGCGCACCGAAGGTGCGGGCGATGGAACTCATCGACGAACACGAGATGACCCGCCGCGGGCTCTACGGCGGGATCGTCGGCTATCTCGACTTCGCCGGCAACGCCGACACCGCCATCGCCATCCGCACCGCGCTGCTCGCGCGCGGCAAGGCGTTCGTCCAGGCCGGCGGTGGTGTGGTGGCCGACAGCGAGCCCGAGTACGAGTACAACGAGGCGCGTAACAAGGCCACCGCGGTGCTCAACGCGGTCGCGGCCGCCTCGACGATGCGACGGGTGGGTGAGAACTCATGA
- a CDS encoding TIGR02234 family membrane protein, which produces MTSDESGAAAGPDVEAIRRKSVRRRQVVAALLMAAAAAAFWGASRLTWATVSAEDGLSPQRAFEVNGGDWSPWLTPLALVYLAGILAALSVRGWALRVVAILVAVGGLLAAFPAISLITGGTDSAYAAEAGSIPDRYIVLFVDTNPLAAVVVLAGTVCAVGAAVMLLRVAKGATRSSKYTTPAARREEIETEIFADYERRKAAEQNEDSAAAEPDATRSGSAKPGTSGRADDPGPAAEPTPPGANERMMWDALDTGIDPTDPNDPDRR; this is translated from the coding sequence ATGACCTCTGACGAATCCGGAGCCGCGGCAGGTCCTGACGTAGAGGCCATCCGCCGCAAGTCCGTCCGGCGCCGACAGGTCGTCGCGGCACTGCTGATGGCGGCGGCCGCAGCGGCCTTCTGGGGTGCGAGCCGGCTGACCTGGGCCACCGTCTCCGCCGAGGACGGGTTGTCCCCGCAGCGCGCGTTCGAGGTCAACGGCGGGGACTGGAGTCCCTGGCTCACGCCGCTGGCGCTGGTCTACTTGGCGGGCATACTCGCGGCGCTGTCAGTGCGTGGCTGGGCCCTCCGAGTCGTCGCGATCCTGGTCGCCGTCGGCGGGCTCCTGGCCGCTTTCCCGGCGATCTCGCTGATCACCGGGGGCACCGACTCTGCGTACGCCGCCGAGGCGGGCAGCATCCCCGATCGCTACATCGTGCTCTTCGTCGACACCAACCCCCTCGCCGCGGTGGTCGTGCTCGCCGGCACCGTGTGTGCGGTAGGTGCAGCGGTCATGCTGCTGCGCGTCGCGAAGGGGGCCACCCGATCGTCGAAATACACCACTCCGGCCGCTCGCCGCGAGGAGATCGAGACCGAGATCTTCGCCGACTACGAGCGTCGTAAGGCCGCCGAGCAGAACGAGGACTCCGCGGCCGCGGAGCCCGATGCGACCCGATCCGGCTCTGCGAAGCCCGGAACGAGCGGTCGGGCGGACGACCCCGGCCCGGCGGCGGAGCCGACGCCGCCCGGAGCGAACGAGCGGAT
- the hisI gene encoding phosphoribosyl-AMP cyclohydrolase, protein MALDPDLAARLKRNADGLFTAVAQERSTGTVLMVAWMDDVALERTLATRKGTYYSRSRQEYWVKGETSGHTQYVHDARIDCDGDTVLLIVDQVGAACHTGNHSCFDTESLTFGIDAAPGSGAESGSGSTDPAE, encoded by the coding sequence ATGGCACTCGATCCCGATCTCGCCGCACGCCTCAAACGCAACGCCGACGGCCTGTTCACCGCGGTGGCGCAGGAACGCAGCACCGGGACGGTGCTGATGGTCGCCTGGATGGACGACGTCGCGCTCGAGCGCACGCTCGCCACCCGGAAGGGGACCTACTACTCGCGGTCACGCCAGGAGTACTGGGTGAAGGGGGAGACGAGCGGGCACACGCAGTATGTGCACGACGCCCGCATCGACTGCGACGGCGACACCGTGCTGCTGATCGTCGACCAGGTGGGCGCGGCCTGCCACACCGGCAACCACAGCTGTTTCGACACCGAGTCGCTGACGTTCGGGATCGACGCGGCGCCGGGTTCCGGGGCCGAATCCGGGTCGGGCTCGACGGACCCAGCAGAATAG
- a CDS encoding tautomerase family protein has product MPLIQISQTPGLSDRVKRETIAAVTEAYAKATGKNPDSVWVTITEVPRNQWGVGGEPLG; this is encoded by the coding sequence ATGCCCCTCATCCAGATCTCGCAGACGCCGGGACTGTCGGATCGCGTCAAGCGCGAGACGATTGCCGCGGTCACCGAGGCCTATGCCAAGGCAACCGGCAAGAACCCCGACTCGGTCTGGGTGACGATCACGGAGGTTCCGCGTAATCAGTGGGGCGTCGGCGGCGAGCCGCTCGGATGA